Proteins encoded in a region of the bacterium genome:
- a CDS encoding methylmalonyl-CoA mutase family protein yields the protein MSNAQENWRKKVEKEIAKKPERKDKFLLDSGMEIERLYFPVSPNDEYETKQGFPGEYPYTRGVYPNMYHGQLSTIYHAHSSKQNQLPASFDVTHKARLTCLLAHIGLVI from the coding sequence GTGAGTAACGCACAAGAAAATTGGCGAAAGAAAGTCGAAAAGGAAATTGCAAAGAAACCGGAACGCAAGGATAAATTCCTGCTCGACTCCGGGATGGAAATCGAACGATTGTATTTCCCAGTTTCCCCCAATGATGAGTATGAAACAAAACAAGGATTCCCGGGTGAGTACCCCTACACCCGCGGCGTCTATCCTAACATGTATCATGGCCAGCTCTCGACGATCTACCACGCGCATTCGTCGAAGCAGAACCAGCTCCCGGCGAGCTTCGATGTCACCCACAAGGCGCGGCTGACGTGCCTGCTCGCCCACATCGGCCTTGTCATCG